A single window of Debaryomyces hansenii CBS767 chromosome F complete sequence DNA harbors:
- a CDS encoding DEHA2F11022p (similar to uniprot|P29703 Saccharomyces cerevisiae YKL019W RAM2 CAAX farnesyltransferase alpha subunit), with translation MVEFDFDDITPVKLNEEEPQLCQILYDDEYKETMGLMLALMQKDEHSERALWVTEKGIELLASHYTIWNYRYTILTRLNKDFYEELDWCEQIALENEKNYQIWNYRQLIIEKIISDGGDKKFNPHREFPIMNAMLQEDTKNHHVWSYRKWLVERFELYHDEKELQFDDQSIENDLRNNSAWTHRFFLKFSPESGSNNDIAYRAMVDKEIEFTKRKICQCPQNPSTWNYLFGIYRRLDKDVNELYEFCLTFANVQESQDVEMVITSTYALEMLATIYQRRKEPVLAAKVYDLLSTTYDPIRANYWNYEKGRIAV, from the coding sequence ATGGTAGAGTTTGACTTCGACGATATAACTCCTGTTAAACTTAACGAGGAAGAACCTCAGTTGTGTCAGATATTGTACGATGATGAGTACAAAGAGACAATGGGGTTGATGCTAGCATTAATGCAGAAAGACGAACATTCAGAAAGGGCGTTGTGGGTTACGGAAAAAGGGATCGAGTTATTGGCATCGCATTACACCATTTGGAATTATAGGTATACTATTTTGACAAGGCTAAATAAGGACTTTTACGAAGAATTAGACTGGTGTGAACAAATAGCCCTCGAAAACGAAAAGAACTACCAGATATGGAATTACAGACAATTGATAATCGAGAAGATCATAAGTGATGGGGGCGATAAGAAATTTAATCCCCATCGCGAGTTTCCCATAATGAATGCTATGCTCCAAGAAGATACTAAGAATCACCATGTATGGTCATATCGGAAGTGGTTGGTTGAACGGTTCGAATTATACCACGACGAAAAAGAATTGCAATTTGATGACCAGAGTATAGAGAATGACTTGAGAAACAACTCGGCGTGGACGCATAGGTTTTTTCTCAAATTCAGCCCCGAGAGTGGCAGCAATAATGACATCGCCTACCGGGCAATGGTCGACAAGGAAATCGAATTCACCAAAAGGAAAATCTGCCAATGTCCCCAGAACCCATCCACATGGAACTACTTGTTTGGCATTTACAGGAGACTTGACAAAGATGtcaatgaattatatgaattttGCTTGACGTTTGCCAACGTACAAGAATCACAAGACGTGGAGATGGTTATTACCAGTACGTACGCCTTAGAGATGTTAGCAACCATATACCAGCGCCGTAAGGAGCCTGTGTTGGCTGCAAAGGTGTATGATCTCCTTTCTACCACTTACGACCCAATAAGAGCCAACTACTGGAACTACGAAAAAGGAAGGATAGCCGTATAA
- a CDS encoding DEHA2F10868p (weakly similar to uniprot|P12962 Saccharomyces cerevisiae YOR276W CAF20 Phosphoprotein of the mRNA cap-binding complex involved in translational control repressor of cap-dependent translation initiation competes with eIF4G for binding to eIF4E) codes for MAKYTEEQLYEIKEEAYTPQPDVLDAFNKMVDHVKEHAAAEFEKHKNLKWSNGDTYIDENGNERPYHHMNKRRGSRSGNKPNLRKKSTDGIKVDDDGWATLTKPKKSFGAEDGVEERNKFRESVKDIKVKPNNKNLGSSKAVDPRDAIAEKHTNTFNAFEALGDGDDSDDE; via the coding sequence ATGGCCAAATATACTGAAGAGCAATTGTACGAAATTAAGGAAGAGGCATACACCCCTCAGCCAGATGTTTTAGATGCGTTTAATAAGATGGTTGACCATGTCAAAGAACATGCAGCAGCCGAATTCGAAAAGCACAAAAACCTTAAATGGAGCAATGGAGACACTTATATCGATGAGAATGGTAACGAAAGACCATACCACCACATGAACAAAAGAAGAGGGTCTCGTTCGGGTAACAAGCCTAATTTAAGAAAGAAGAGCACTGATGGCATCAAGGTTGATGACGATGGATGGGCCACTTTAACCAAGCCAAAGAAGTCATTTGGCGCTGAAGACGGTGTCGAGgaaagaaacaaatttaGAGAGAGTGTCAAGGATATCAAAGTTAAGCCAAACAACAAGAACTTGGGTTCTTCTAAAGCAGTGGATCCAAGAGATGCTATTGCTGAGAAGCACACTAACACATTCAATGCATTTGAAGCTTTAGGTGACGGAGATGACAGTGACGAcgaataa
- a CDS encoding DEHA2F10934p (similar to uniprot|P07884 Saccharomyces cerevisiae YOR274W MOD5 Delta 2-isopentenyl pyrophosphate:tRNA isopentenyl transferase), which yields MIIRYLRYFKNLMMTTPKKNIVTIVGTTGVGKSQFSIELAKAINGEIINADSMQVYKRLDIITNKHPVEEREGITHHVMDHVNWNEEYFIHRFSKEANNAIEDIHNRGKIPIIIGGTHYYLQNLLFKNKTVGESSSSSKLTKELTNEDIELLDGPVNEIFNKLQQIDPIIAEKFHPEDKRKLRRALEIYITTGQKPSEIYHEQKLDELEDTSLKYNTLLFWVYSDPDILKDRLDKRVDRMMEIGALNEINELYGVYKSQVQVPDCTTGIWQVIGFKEFLPWLEFAGSSNKQEASRLFNEGIDRMKIRTRQYAKYQVKWIKKLLAVELNKETRFNFKYGGKLYLLDATDLGSWDEKVREVGLNIASQFLTTGPTSVTHPEAPAHLQDIFPSNSFLDNFNSNKKLGSEKNWKHYECSVCKDKQGKNLIAVGEESWQIHLKSRRHKRQLGSGERKRKHEQMINQYKQKTPTEEDNSSI from the exons ATGATAATACGATATCTTAGGTACTTTAAAAATCTAATGATGACAACACCCAAGAAAAATATAGTTACGATAGTCGGAACTACCGGAGTTGGTAAATCACAA TTTAGTATTGAACTTGCCAAGGCAATTAATGGtgaaataataaatgcAGATTCGATGCAAGTATATAAAAGGCTTGACATAATAACGAATAAACACCCagttgaagaaagagaaggtATAACTCATCATGTTATGGACCATGTTAATTGGAACGAAGAATACTTTATTCATCGATTTTCGAAAGAGGCCAATAATGCTATTGAAGATATACATAATAGAGGTAAAATACCAATAATTATTGGTGGAACACATTATTACTTACAGAACTTGTTATTTAAGAATAAGACCGTGGGTGAAAGCTCTAGTAGTTCAAAGTTAACAAAAGAATTGACTAACGAAGACATTGAACTTCTTGATGGTCCTGtgaatgaaatattcaataaactACAGCAAATTGACCCCATAATAGCTGAAAAGTTTCATCCTGAAGATAAGAGAAAATTGAGAAGAGCTCtagaaatatatataacaaCAGGACAGAAGCCATCTGAAATTTACCATGAACAGAAATTGGACGAATTAGAAGACACTTCGTTGAAATATAACACTCTACTTTTCTGGGTATATTCTGATCCGGATATTCTAAAAGATAGATTGGATAAACGAGTTGACAGGATGATGGAAATTGGAGCActaaatgaaataaacGAATTATATGGCGTTTATAAGTCTCAAGTACAAGTACCCGATTGCACTACTGGAATATGGCAAGTTATAGGTTTTAAGGAGTTTTTGCCCTGGTTGGAATTCGCCGGGAGTCTGAATAAACAGGAAGCCTCTCGATTGTTCAATGAGGGAATTGACAGAATGAAAATCAGAACAAGACAATATGCGAAATATCAAGTTAAATGGATAAAGAAACTATTGGCGGTTGAGCTTAACAAGGAAACtagatttaattttaaatatggAGGAAAGTTGTATTTATTAGACGCAACGGACTTAGGGTCCTGGGATGAGAAAGTTCGAGAAGTCGGTTTAAATATTGCAAGTCAATTCTTAACTACTGGACCTACTTCTGTCACGCATCCAGAAGCTCCGGCACATTTACAAGATATATTCCCTAGTAATAGCTTTCTTGACAACTTCAATAGCAATAAAAAGTTGGGTTCAgaaaagaattggaaacaTTACGAATGCTCAGTGTGCAAAGATAAGCAAGGAAAGAACTTAATAGCTGTCGGAGAAGAAAGTTGGCAAATCCATTTGAAAAGTAGAAGGCATAAACGACAATTAGGATCTGGAGAAAGGAAAAGAAAGCATGAACAAATGATTAATCAATACAAACAGAAAACGCCaactgaagaagataacCTGAGTATTTAA
- a CDS encoding DEHA2F11000p (no similarity), producing the protein MYCLAGFTEDPIRRSTGRGTQKYNSDERATGWQVERRSPSVVEPGSPQIVSATVDEIDSVGDYRCLGHYRWYSRRSQYVAMLTLIKFKMVSADRETAASLEYRLEA; encoded by the coding sequence ATGTACTGTCTCGCGGGATTCACAGAAGACCCAATAAGACGAAGCACAGGCAGAGGGACGcagaaatataattctgATGAAAGAGCCACTGGATGGCAAGTCGAACGACGTAGCCCTAGTGTAGTAGAGCCAGGCTCACCCCAGATAGTGTCTGCAACCGTAGATGAGATAGATCTGGTGGGGGATTATAGGTGTTTGGGCCACTATAGGTGGTATTCTAGAAGACTGCAGTACGTCGCCATGTTAACattgattaaatttaaaatggTGAGCGCTGACAGAGAAACGGCCGCCAGTTTAGAGTATAGGCTCGAAGCTTAA
- a CDS encoding DEHA2F10956p (no similarity), whose product MLKFLYPELRSLEQPSASGIIPELITQEKPRNFVLNNCMAKKICRCSSRCLRLQFTYSL is encoded by the coding sequence ATGCTCAAGTTTTTGTATCCGGAACTAAGGTCACTTGAACAACCTCTGGCCAGCGGAATAATACCCGAATTGATAACACAAGAAAAACCTCGGAACTTCGTACTTAACAATTGCATGGCCAAAAAAATCTGCAGATGCTCATCTCGATGTTTACGCCTTCAATTCACTTACTCTTTATAG
- a CDS encoding DEHA2F10890p (weakly similar to uniprot|Q7SHX8 Neurospora crassa NCU00675 Hypothetical protein), translated as MPIFRPKHQKLILQCYPPGKGVDKKPNPSELSYLLYYASTRRVKLEKVVTFLDRKTTSDAKHNRAGNLQVTLTIISSLIEECSENLNVFASFVCSILKSVLQSKDLSLCKHAIQTYGVLCSKLDGGLFSGDKVFVDSFGSLSQNLINIGSENSKKRGPNNLEWQMISLMTCRYISNCLGYNSKFSKKFIEICIPILTETVHANNKQSNLLTILKSNVNIEDENHHLGRIASTKTNQTSRKAQQDLDNDAVKDSDLNEEALRGLKALFSTSLTSQISEATRAIVKNNYATTIDPIWGCTFLEMCTTWIPVQLRFITLSTVLSSLTSLSNKSTKKTSNYPIQLLYANYCLGLVSSDVNMIGLSISDVIQQILFLQANLLLSQSHYFQEEDVKKLSMIYSNCICNLSTHIYYFDQVPDSIREILIKVVSILENSVISGNANSSGVYRFIITLLEDISIIFDLLQTKPSNISRNHVSLEDWDLSLILLSSEIGLNPTKDQKPLFSYEQITDIQFKYLRVFGYFLNNELVTRNENMETGAINSIESFNVGGDHLQPDYNNYISDPGNFIAHFLGYVDKFFSGQSLINIDNASLLQKVLKNMILILGINFINNFVPFFFYWQLPLNPNLVDDNTRIKDTLGYTLIYHSLIKMDKIYELNYVRESEFFNSLLGDINYRKLNKLWVNGLQSKEEDAVLDNHHALGHRDENGTLRFNPTKKNLEDFVIGNAFTLSWINPHRPLILDIVNNYIPKKENNQNVLSDMSDESSIIENSSYHTSARQNGFGLGLGNANDISSIHSGLLFHQSQNVNMKNAFSNGNETSNGSIYTSDRQYNTPRVSDLKDSVLMKKKPGVAFNEHYNSDTTPGSILSKQMVTSDIDSILEGLDIDDDSEIIV; from the coding sequence ATGCCCATATTTCGTCCTAAGCATcagaaattgatattacAATGCTATCCACCGGGAAAAGGTGTTGATAAGAAACCAAATCCATCAGAATTAAgctatttattatattatgcATCCACTCGTCGGGTTAAGTTAGAAAAAGTAGTTACATTTTTAGATCGGAAAACTACATCAGATGCTAAGCATAATAGAGCAGGCAATCTTCAAGTGACATTGACtattatttcatcattgatCGAAGAATGTTCGGAGAATTTGAATGTATTTGCTTCATTTGTTTGCTCCATTTTGAAGTCCGTTTTACAAAGTAAGGATTTATCTTTGTGCAAACATGCCATTCAGACATACGGTGTTTTATGTTCCAAGCTAGATGGTGGCTTATTTTCGGGGGATAAGGTGTTTGTTGATTCGTTCGGTAGCTTGTCACAAAacttaataaatattggTAGCGAAAACCTGAAGAAACGAGGTCCAAACAATCTAGAATGGCAAATGATATCGTTAATGACATGCCgatatatttctaattgcTTGGGATACAATAGCAAATTTAGTAAGAAGTTCATTGAGATTTGTATTCCTATATTAACTGAGACGGTGCATGCAAATAACAAGCAATCGAACTTATTGACTATTTTGAAAAGCAATGTTAACATTGAAGATGAGAATCACCATCTAGGGAGGATTGCACTGACTAAGACTAATCAAACAAGTAGAAAAGCCCAACAAGATTTGGACAATGACGCAGTAAAGGACAGTGATCttaatgaagaagcatTGCGAGGCTTGAAGGCATTATTCAGTACGTCATTGACTAGTCAGATCTCCGAAGCTACAAGAGCTATTGTCAAGAATAATTATGCAACAACAATAGACCCTATTTGGGGATGTACATTTTTAGAAATGTGTACGACTTGGATCCCAGTTCAGTTAAGATTCATTACATTGTCGACAGTTTTGTCGAGCCtaacttcattatcaaataaatctaCAAAGAAGACTTCTAATTACCCCatacaattattatatGCGAATTATTGTTTGGGGTTGGTATCATCGGATGTTAATATGATAGGGTTATCAATCTCGGATgttattcaacaaattttattcttGCAAGCCaacttattattatctcaATCTCATTACTTCCAAGAAGAGGATGTCAAAAAGTTGTCTATgatatattccaattgtATTTGCAATTTGTCAACACATATATATTACTTTGATCAAGTGCCAGATTCTATCAGGGAAATTCTAATCAAGGTCGTATCTATTCTAGAAAATTCGGTTATTTCGGGGAATGCAAATAGCTCTGGTGTTTACAGGTTCATTATTACGTTGCTTGAAGatatttccattatttttgatttacTTCAAACAAAACCTAGCAATATTAGTAGAAATCATGTTAGTTTGGAGGACTGGGACCTTAGTTTAATCTTATTATCATCTGAGATTGGACTCAATCCAACCAAGGATCAAAAGCCTTTGTTTTCCTATGAACAAATTACTGATATTCAGTTCAAATATTTGCGAGTTTTCGGGTATTTTTTAAACAACGAATTAGTTACAAGGAATGAAAATATGGAAACTGGTGCAATTAACAGTATTGAGAGCTTTAATGTGGGAGGGGACCATTTACAACCTGATTATAACAATTATATTAGTGATCCAGGCAATTTTATTGCCCATTTCTTGGGTTATGTTGATAAATTCTTTTCTGGACAATCTTTGATTAATATCGATAATGCAAGCCTCCTCCAGAAGGTACTAAAAAACatgatattaattttaggtataaattttatcaataacttcgttccatttttcttctattgGCAATTACCACTTAATCCGAATTTAGTGGACGATAATACAAGAATAAAGGATACATTGGGATATACTCTCATATACCATTCTCTTATAAAAATGgataaaatatatgaacTAAACTACGTTAGAGAGTCTGAGTTTTTCAATAGTTTATTGGGAGATATTAATTACagaaaattaaacaaaCTATGGGTTAATGGTCTTCAAtctaaagaagaagatgctGTTTTAGATAATCATCATGCACTTGGACATAGAGATGAAAATGGCACTTTGAGGTTTAATCCTACAAAAAAGAACTTGGAAGACTTTGTAATCGGAAATGCGTTTACATTGTCTTGGATCAATCCTCATAGACCTTTAATTTTGGATATTGTTAACAATTACATTccaaagaaagagaataatcaaaatgtTTTATCTGACATGTCAGATGAgtcttcaattattgaaaatctGAGTTATCATACGTCGGCAAGACAGAATGGGTTCGGTTTAGGATTAGGTAATGCAAATGACATCTCATCGATTCATTCGGGGTTATTATTTCACCAAAGCCAAAATGttaatatgaaaaatgCATTCTCAAATGGAAATGAAACTTCCAATGGGTCGATTTACACGTCAGATAGACAATATAACACGCCTCGTGTGTCAGACTTAAAAGATAGCGttctaatgaaaaagaaaccAGGGGTTGCATTCAATGAGCATTATAATTCTGACACCACTCCCGGGTCTATATTGTCGAAACAGATGGTTACGTCCGATATTGATTCAATCCTAGAAGGATTAGATATAGACGATGACTCTGAAATTATTGTATGA
- a CDS encoding DEHA2F10846p (weakly similar to uniprot|Q7S484 Neurospora crassa NCU06088 Predicted protein) produces the protein MPLAHNLNKVTKNLSKSTGQMHVKGRKFKQLNRATLRDQKITTKKLKYQEQKDRELAGIQFMKDRVYEYSDQEVFSLEQMKSFIEDYIGRNDEELKQLKDERRPGRPATSRQSHLEVVIGDEKQVYSTGFKIPDLSNKETVERVKLWNGTSGGTTVMKFIHVSKDMKELPVKEEVMKDN, from the coding sequence ATGCCTTTAGCACATAATTTGAACAAAGTGACAAAGAATTTGTCCAAGTCTACGGGGCAGATGCACGTAAAGGGGCGTAAATTCAAGCAATTGAATCGTGCTACTTTGAGGGATCAGAAAATTACTactaaaaaattgaagtaCCAGGAACAGAAAGATAGGGAGCTTGCAGGGATCCAATTTATGAAGGATCGTGTATATGAATATCTGGATCAGGAGGTATTTCTGTTGGAGCAAATGAAGTCGTTTATTGAGGACTACATAGGAagaaatgatgaagaattgaagcaATTGAAAGACGAAAGAAGACCAGGAAGACCTGCCACGAGCCGTCAACTGCACTTAGAGGTTGTGATTGGTGATGAAAAACAGGTGTATTCAACGGGTTTCAAGATACCTGATTTGAGTAATAAGGAAACCGTCGAGAGGGTGAAGCTTTGGAATGGAACAAGCGGTGGAACTACGGTGATGAAATTTATACATGTTTCTAAAGACATGAAGGAGCTTCCAGTTAAGGAAGAAGTCATGAAGGataattga
- a CDS encoding DEHA2F10912p (weakly similar to uniprot|Q12033 Saccharomyces cerevisiae YOR275C RIM20 Protein involved in proteolytic activation of Rim101p in response to alkaline pH): MNTNLLYIPYRETDIIDLGNELRNIIKMEYFQPSSNFDRDLQAVRNLRNNISNLKNEQVNNNDETVCVQYYHQLSNVIKKFPDECVEFSWYGTLGYGRSGPTRSRSLRIEQLNILYQLGSYFSQAALMESRYSDEGLKKSCSYLQAAAGCFNSMILQIQKENEKETGMIRIPRDLQPETLQFLKSLMIAQAQETIWQKSLASGMKDSVIARLSIQTSEYYSTAAKYGNSSEFIKLEWINHVTVKQFHFKAAAHYRVSILNHEGFKYGEQVASLQVALSSCDSAFRKKKYVNDFVIEDLQGLTETIKSTLRVAEKDNDLVYLKPVPKENDLAPIPGASLVKPILPPAIESFDDSSVLFKELLPYLIVQVGQAYRERQDSFIRDSFIDPIQSLNKIMYKFITERNLPASIDTIQKPENLPESIIQHSQEIISYGGTKLIEDSLNEIAKLTLESRHILEGCQERLKIEADEDDIMRERQGSQRWARPKSSEASSEFINKINKMEQYLDQAKEGDQFIISQYHEIEPYLQLYCGGYKELIQFIPNSTYVKLDTKINEIIIKLRELINEVSRIENQRKQFLTRIEIKARNNNILPSIIDSFKKKQRKLYEENAAIDERSFEDVYAKHITMFNSDLRFLEDSKHAQIALEGNIDDLNQEFESEYQHTNNESQYKRQEVLQTLENVYTKYLELISNLNEGSKFYSDFIIKSNSVLKECDEYVYHRRVEGRELEMFLNNQAVPVESVGSQQSAPDFPPQPMGGTWNPNNGIKFG, translated from the coding sequence ATGAATACaaatctattatatattccGTATCGTGAAACCGATATTATAGATTTAGGGAATGAATTgagaaatattataaagATGGAGTATTTTCAGCcatcatcaaattttgaTAGAGACCTCCAGGCAGTAAGAAACTTACGAAATAATATAagtaatttgaaaaatgaacaaGTCAATAACAACGACGAAACGGTATGTGTTCAATACTACCATCAGCTCAGCAATGTGATCAAAAAATTTCCAGACGAATGCGTTGAGTTTTCATGGTATGGTACGTTAGGATATGGAAGAAGTGGCCCTACTAGATCAAGATCATTAAGAATCGagcaattgaatattttatatcaATTGGGATCTTATTTTTCACAGGCGGCGTTAATGGAATCAAGGTATAGCGATGAAGGTTTGAAAAAATCCTGTTCATATTTACAGGCTGCGGCTGGTTGTTTTAATAGCATGATTTTACAAATACAAaaagagaatgaaaaagaGACAGGAATGATTCGTATTCCTAGAGACTTACAGCCTGAAACattgcaatttttgaaaagtttaaTGATAGCCCAAGCGCAGGAAACTATATGGCAAAAGTCACTTGCATCAGGAATGAAGGATTCGGTCATAGCTAGATTATCAATTCAAACCTCGGAATATTATTCTACTGCAGCCAAGTATGGCAACTCATCtgaattcatcaagttAGAGTGGATAAATCATGTAACAGTCAAGCAATTTCACTTCAAAGCTGCTGCACATTATAGAGTATCTATTCTCAATCACGAAGGCTTTAAATACGGAGAGCAAGTTGCGAGCTTACAAGTAGCTCTTAGCAGCTGTGATTCTGCGTTTAGAAAAAAGAAGTATGTGAATGATTttgttattgaagatttacaAGGTTTAACTGAAACTATTAAGAGCACCTTAAGGGTCGCCGAGAAAGACAATGATTTAGTCTATTTGAAACCTGTACcgaaagaaaatgatttaGCCCCGATTCCCGGGGCATCTCTAGTGAAACCCATTTTACCACCAGCAATAGAGTCATTCGACGACAGTAGTGTATTGTTTAAAGAGTTATTACCTTATCTAATCGTTCAGGTGGGTCAAGCATATCGTGAGAGACAGGACTCATTTATTAGGGATCTGTTTATCGACCCAATTCAATcgttaaataaaattatgtaCAAATTCATAACCGAACGGAATCTACCAGCGTCAATTGATACTATTCAAAAACCAGAAAATTTACCCGAATCTATTATACAACATTCGCAAGAAATAATATCTTATGGTGGGACAAAACTCATTGAAGATtcattaaatgaaattgcaaaattgaCATTGGAAAGTAGACATATTTTAGAAGGGTGTCAAGAAAGattaaaaattgaagccgatgaagatgatattatGAGAGAGAGACAAGGTTCTCAACGATGGGCAAGACCGAAATCGAGTGAAGCATCGTCcgaatttatcaataaaataaacaaaatggAACAATATTTAGATCAAGCTAAAGAGGGCGATCAGTTTATCATATCTCAGTATCATGAGATTGAACCATATTTGCAGTTGTATTGTGGTGGCTATAAGGAGTTAATACAATTCATTCCCAATTCAACTTACGTCAAGTTAGAcaccaaaatcaatgaaattattatcaaacTAAGGGAGTTGATAAATGAAGTTAGTAGGATAGagaatcaaagaaaacaatTTTTGACAAGGATAGAAATAAAGGccagaaataataatattctcCCAAGTATAATTGATAGCTTTAAAAAGAAGCAACGCAAACTTTACGAGGAAAATGCAGCAATAGATGAAAGATCATTCGAGGATGTCTATGCAAAGCATATCACAATGTTCAACAGTGACCTTAGATTTTTGGAAGATCTGAAACATGCACAAATTGCATTGGAAGGGAATATTGACGACTTGAATCAGGAATTTGAATCTGAATATCAACACacgaataatgaatcaCAATATAAGAGACAAGAAGTACTACAGACTTTAGAAAATGTCTATActaaatatttggaattgataTCGAATCTAAATGAGGGGTCAAAATTCTACAGtgatttcattatcaaaagtAATAGTGTGCTAAAGGAATGTGATGAATATGTATATCACCGCAGAGTAGAGGGAAGAGAACTTGAAATGTTCTTGAATAATCAAGCAGTGCCAGTAGAATCAGTAGGCTCTCAGCAACTGGCCCCTGATTTTCCTCCCCAGCCTATGGGTGGTACATGGAACCCAAATAACGGTATAAAGTTTGGATAg
- a CDS encoding DEHA2F10978p (similar to CA1081|IPF14797.3 Candida albicans IPF14797.3 unknown function 3-prime end) → MANVETKKNSYSEMAPMPMVTPESESEILLPPLPNDETGTVPSSIMSDHKASVATSMSNESCVSLELDTTGKESSFNEFVQNPKYELNSPSLNIDPLFANLALNEAPQMADQTTTQSNNTSPLKRLKNLKKGIRKLSLSKMNAPSLNVSVSNTSSSVRPGVSPLTTTEDTIDSFSSASTIDSLHSAAKVRKSSLITPMTTPIGSPVGSPIITLSENLSGSSKNIDDFERNFFRNLNSNDSTTEVSSMADLTKLEDLINYSNFLNHSKVQVIDAFELTKERLIKFGWCSDDDLNNLQFQKDSSLSQIDTRILQLEKKLNKQYNTSILLCSNNKVQKKTNSISSSISSIDNLNYASENSKASSISLKNLESRCFSYPDF, encoded by the coding sequence ATGGCAAACGTAGAGACCAAGAAGAATAGTTACCTGGAGATGGCGCCTATGCCAATGGTGACGCCAGAGAGTGAAAGTGAAATATTGTTGCCGCCGTTGCCCAACGACGAAACAGGGACGGTTCCTAGTAGCATAATGAGCGACCATAAGGCGTCGGTGGCTACATCGATGTCAAACGAAAGCTGTGTATCGCTAGAGTTGGATACAACGGGGAAGGAGTCGCTGTTCAACGAATTTGTACAGAATCCAAAGTACGAGTTGAACTCGCCTAGTTTGAATATAGATCCGTTGTTTGCCAACTTGGCGTTGAATGAAGCACCCCAGATGGCCGATCAGACAACCACACAGTCGAACAACACTTCGCCTTTGAAGCGGTTgaaaaacttgaagaaagGCATCCGGAAGCTTTCACTCTCTAAGATGAACGCTCCTTCGTTGAATGTTCTGGTGTCGAATACTTCGCTGAGTGTCAGACCGGGAGTGAGTCCCCTAACCACCACCGAAGACACTATCGACTCGTTTCTGTCGGCTTCGACGATCGATTCATTGCATTCGGCCGCCAAGGTGAGGAAATCAAGCTTGATCACTCCCATGACGACGCCGATCGGTTCGCCTGTGGGATCTCCTATCATAACGTTATCGGAAAACTTGTCGGGTTCGTCCAAGAATATTGACGACTTCGAGCGCAATTTCTTCCGTAACTTAAATAGCAATGATTCTACTACAGAAGTCTCCTCGATGGCAGACTTAACGAAGCTCGAAGATTTAATCAACTACCTGAACTTCCTAAACCATCTGAAGGTACAGGTTATCGATGCTTTTGAGTTGACTAAAGAAAGATTGATTAAATTTGGTTGGTGTTCAGATGACgatttgaataacttgCAATTCCAGAAAGATTCTTCATTGCTGCAGATCGACACTAGAATATTACAGCTCgagaaaaaattgaacaaacAGTACAACACATCAATATTGTTATGTTCGAACAACAAGGTCCAGAAAAAAACGAACTCAATTAGTTCAAGTATCAGCTCGATTGACAACTTGAATTACGCCAGCGAGAACTCGAAAGCATCCTCTATCAGTTTAAAAAACTTAGAGAGTAGATGTTTTTCGTATCCCGATTTTTGA